One region of Wyeomyia smithii strain HCP4-BCI-WySm-NY-G18 chromosome 3, ASM2978416v1, whole genome shotgun sequence genomic DNA includes:
- the LOC129732262 gene encoding uncharacterized protein LOC129732262: MKLVLLFGALAAVASAAPEGYNYNPPAVSSTLFFPSAPSFSHDSDDCEEPAPQPQVFFQHSLPTYAPVQPAPQLYQLPSKTSIVQPLKTQISFSTQHQQGHSYQQQHGWNVQQKESSSWKYTEPAKINHHHQQQTSSIWVKPQPTIEEVYKHVYVHVPPEDKEDYEAPRVIQPAAHKQTHYKIIFIKAPSPPQPKTVVLPPQPQNEEKTIVYVLHQKPEHEQEVILQQPEPAKQNKPEVYFIKYKNKEEHKQVHYSSSTAAPVVSHKKVAESASSKYSSESSGSSYSFVSSTPAPVVYSTVKEHVVPSYTYVSSTPATATYSTSSSHSTDDSANSGYSSGSSYSSFTQGSGTSASGYDSYVDLGNSGYSSFPSGGGNQLGVINVPSAEYGPVVSTTVAPLVKVLPTEATYVSTTSHSDVVGSTVGLLTDVAIKNPGLSGYSSQSTVVAPAKKKCRRCASTTSAPLKVVQDAYVSNLY, from the coding sequence ATGAAATTGGTGCTTCTGTTCGGTGCGCTGGCGGCCGTGGCCAGTGCCGCTCCAGAAGGATATAATTACAATCCGCCAGCCGTAAGCAGTACGTTATTTTTTCCGTCGGCTCCCAGTTTTTCCCACGACAGTGATGACTGTGAAGAACCTGCCCCGCAGCCTCAAGTGTTTTTCCAGCATAGTTTACCAACATACGCTCCGGTTCAACCAGCACCGCAACTGTACCAGTTGCCTTCGAAAACTTCCATTGTGCAACCTTTGAAAACCCAAATATCCTTCTCAACTCAGCACCAACAAGGACACTCGTACCAGCAGCAACACGGTTGGAATGTACAACAAAAAGAATCCAGCAGCTGGAAGTACACGGAACCGGCAAAAATAAatcatcaccatcagcagcaaaCCAGCAGCATCTGGGTGAAACCACAGCCAACCATTGAAGAAGTCTACAAGCATGTGTATGTTCACGTTCCACCGGAAGACAAAGAAGATTACGAGGCTCCGCGAGTAATTCAACCGGCCGCCCACAAACAAACCCACTACAAAATTATCTTCATCAAGGCACCAAGCCCACCCCAGCCGAAGACAGTCGTGCTACCACCTCAACcgcaaaacgaagaaaaaactaTCGTTTATGTATTGCATCAGAAGCCCGAACACGAGCAGGAAGTAATCCTCCAACAACCGGAACCAGCTAAGCAAAACAAACCCGAAGTTTACTTTATCAAGTACAAAAACAAGGAAGAACACAAGCAGGTGCATTACTCTTCATCAACGGCTGCCCCTGTTGTGAGCCACAAAAAAGTCGCGGAAAGTGCTTCCAGCAAATACTCATCCGAATCATCCGGTTCTAGTTATTCCTTTGTCAGTAGCACTCCAGCACCAGTTGTGTACAGTACAGTGAAAGAGCACGTAGTTCCAAGTTACACGTACGTCAGTAGCACTCCTGCAACCGCCACCTACAGCACATCGTCATCCCATTCCACTGATGATAGCGCCAACAGTGGATACTCCAGTGGAAGTAGTTACAGCTCTTTCACCCAAGGAAGTGGCACCTCCGCCAGTGGATACGATAGTTACGTCGATCTAGGTAACTCCGGATACTCCAGCTTCCCCAGTGGAGGAGGAAACCAGCTGGGAGTGATCAATGTTCCATCTGCCGAATATGGTCCAGTGGTCAGTACTACCGTAGCCCCCCTAGTCAAAGTACTGCCAACGGAAGCCACGTATGTGAGTACAACGTCACACAGCGATGTAGTCGGCAGCACAGTCGGTCTACTGACGGACGTCGCCATCAAGAACCCTGGCCTCAGCGGGTACTCCAGTCAGTCAACTGTCGTTGCTCCAGCCAAGAAAAAGTGCCGCCGATGTGCCAGTACAACCAGTGCCCCCCTGAAGGTGGTTCAAGACGCTTACGTGTCCAACCTGTATTGA